In a single window of the Dysgonomonas mossii genome:
- a CDS encoding DUF2147 domain-containing protein produces the protein MKNLFLILILLFMSSLAYAQDITGKWLTEDSEAVVETYLSGDKLNGKIVWLKNANDANGKSLIDHENPDKSKRTRTLIGLLMLMDFKQNDGKWEGGKIYDPSEGKTYKCSIWLEKGKLKVRGYIGMFYQTQTWTRKTDG, from the coding sequence ATGAAAAATTTATTTTTAATATTGATACTTTTGTTTATGTCATCATTGGCTTATGCCCAAGACATAACAGGTAAATGGTTGACAGAGGACAGTGAGGCTGTTGTAGAAACTTACCTGTCCGGGGATAAGCTCAATGGTAAAATTGTCTGGTTGAAGAATGCCAATGATGCGAATGGAAAATCGCTTATAGACCATGAGAATCCCGATAAATCCAAACGCACCAGAACACTTATCGGTCTGCTTATGTTAATGGATTTTAAACAGAATGACGGAAAATGGGAAGGCGGTAAAATTTATGATCCATCGGAAGGGAAAACTTATAAATGCAGTATCTGGCTGGAAAAAGGAAAACTGAAAGTCCGGGGGTATATCGGGATGTTCTATCAGACCCAGACGTGGACCCGAAAAACAGATGGATGA
- a CDS encoding efflux RND transporter permease subunit produces the protein MKITELAIKRPILFIVFYLIIAGLGILGYSKLRYELLPELATPVITITAVYPGGSPSEIENTVSKKLEDAIAGVNRIKKVSTYSAENSSVISIEFIADADPEKAMQDVQRAVNKVLPELPAAVKSPTLESYSINAEPVLRIGTTANIPEEQLYELLDKQIRQGISQIRNVGRVTLLGGSPREVKVSVNLEKLKAYGIGIDELTEAIGRSNVEIPIGAVKSADGEFDVRTTGKVRDFDQLRMQPVRILSDGSIIYVKDVADIKEGKKDLSVVNRVNGENSIGLLVDKQTGANAVEASELVRVHLTKLESLYSDIGLKFSVIQDSSEFTLKAAHSVYFDFFVAVALVALVMLVFLHSLRNAVTVLIAIPTSLLVAFIMMFTLDYSLNLMTLLAMSLVIGILVDDSIVVLENIYRHLEMGSDRMKASLDGRTEIGFAAMSITLVDVVVFLPLAFVPGLVGSLVKEFSLVIVISTLSSLMVSFTLTPMISSRFSKLTHLDGKSIFSRFALFFEKQIESLTRLYERVLDWALKNKWKTIGICGAFLIASLSLMFTGYVGSEFVPTADKGELSLLITAPPGTRLNEMDRIVESIEKRIEKVPEVTKQFTLVGYQSDGFNENKGGNVASINISLVEAKDRKKSLSQISRELKRIALLESGVKVDVSTVGLFGTNAAPIQLLLYGQNRDSVISAARRLLDDVRNVNGIVAPKLSVEESKPSLQVNIDRKKLGDLGLTVEGISSALRIAINGSDDMKFSKDGTDIDLKISLREKDRANISDLENFPFVNSSGQSVYLKQFAEVKLSTAPSVLERRNKQSSVMLMAKVTGRPTGDVGEDIKAMVKSNPLPSSVFLSYEGDLDMQDDAFGSLAVALIMSLILIYLIMVALYNNWAYPFVVLFSIPVGAGGSILALALAGRSMNIFSIFGLIMMMGLVAKNAILLVDRANDRLAEGEPLHEALIDAGKTRLRPILMTTLAMVIGMLPLALSKGASAEMISSLAWVLIGGLTSSMFLTLVLVPVVHYGITKLIQKTRKRKGNETE, from the coding sequence ATGAAAATTACAGAATTAGCAATTAAACGCCCCATATTATTTATCGTATTTTATCTTATCATTGCCGGTTTGGGTATTTTAGGATACAGCAAGCTGCGTTATGAGTTACTTCCTGAATTAGCTACCCCTGTGATTACAATTACTGCCGTCTATCCCGGAGGATCACCCTCGGAAATAGAAAATACAGTATCAAAAAAACTGGAAGATGCGATTGCCGGAGTCAATAGAATAAAAAAGGTAAGTACTTATTCAGCGGAAAACTCTTCAGTTATTTCGATTGAATTCATAGCCGATGCAGATCCTGAAAAAGCGATGCAGGATGTCCAGAGAGCTGTCAATAAAGTGCTTCCTGAGCTTCCTGCCGCAGTAAAATCTCCGACACTGGAAAGTTACAGTATAAATGCAGAACCTGTACTAAGGATCGGCACTACAGCCAATATACCGGAAGAGCAATTATATGAATTGCTGGATAAACAGATCAGGCAGGGGATTTCACAAATCAGGAATGTGGGACGGGTTACTCTTTTGGGTGGGTCTCCCCGGGAAGTAAAAGTATCGGTAAACCTGGAGAAACTGAAAGCATATGGTATCGGCATCGATGAACTGACCGAAGCCATTGGACGTAGTAATGTTGAAATACCTATCGGAGCAGTTAAATCTGCAGACGGAGAATTCGATGTACGTACAACCGGCAAAGTAAGGGATTTCGACCAGTTAAGGATGCAGCCTGTCAGGATACTCTCTGACGGTAGTATAATTTATGTAAAAGATGTTGCCGACATAAAAGAAGGCAAGAAAGATTTGTCAGTCGTGAACCGCGTAAACGGAGAGAATTCAATAGGTCTGCTTGTGGATAAACAGACTGGAGCTAATGCCGTAGAAGCCTCAGAACTGGTAAGAGTACATCTTACCAAGCTGGAATCACTATACAGCGATATCGGCTTAAAGTTTTCAGTTATTCAGGATTCTTCGGAGTTTACACTCAAAGCTGCTCATTCGGTATATTTCGACTTCTTCGTAGCAGTTGCTCTGGTGGCTTTAGTCATGCTCGTCTTCCTGCATAGTTTGCGCAATGCCGTAACAGTACTAATTGCGATACCCACGTCTTTACTTGTCGCCTTTATCATGATGTTTACCCTGGATTATTCATTGAATCTGATGACTTTGCTGGCCATGTCACTGGTGATAGGAATCCTTGTGGATGATTCAATCGTGGTATTGGAAAATATCTATCGCCATTTGGAAATGGGCTCCGACAGGATGAAAGCCTCACTGGACGGACGTACCGAGATTGGTTTTGCCGCCATGTCTATTACCCTGGTGGATGTGGTTGTCTTTCTCCCACTCGCTTTTGTACCGGGGCTGGTAGGTAGCCTGGTGAAGGAGTTCTCGTTGGTAATCGTTATTTCCACACTGTCCAGTTTAATGGTTTCTTTCACGCTTACCCCAATGATCTCTTCCCGTTTTTCAAAACTGACGCACCTGGATGGAAAAAGCATCTTTTCCAGATTTGCTCTTTTCTTTGAAAAACAAATTGAATCTTTGACAAGGTTGTATGAACGGGTTTTAGATTGGGCTTTAAAAAACAAATGGAAAACGATTGGTATTTGCGGTGCTTTTCTTATAGCATCTCTCAGTTTGATGTTTACCGGATATGTCGGTAGTGAATTTGTTCCGACTGCCGACAAAGGAGAGCTTTCCTTATTGATAACCGCACCTCCCGGAACACGGCTCAATGAGATGGACAGAATAGTTGAATCCATAGAAAAACGGATTGAAAAAGTACCTGAGGTAACAAAGCAGTTCACTTTGGTCGGTTATCAGAGCGACGGATTTAACGAAAACAAGGGCGGTAATGTTGCCAGCATAAATATTTCCTTAGTAGAGGCAAAAGACCGGAAAAAAAGCCTTTCTCAAATCAGCAGGGAATTAAAGCGGATTGCTTTATTAGAGTCCGGGGTAAAAGTCGATGTGTCCACAGTTGGATTATTCGGGACCAATGCCGCACCGATACAGCTTTTATTGTATGGACAGAACAGAGACTCCGTTATTTCTGCGGCACGACGGTTATTGGATGATGTAAGAAATGTCAATGGAATTGTGGCTCCAAAGCTGTCTGTGGAAGAATCAAAACCTTCACTTCAGGTAAATATTGACAGAAAGAAACTAGGTGATTTGGGCCTGACAGTTGAAGGAATCAGCAGTGCCTTGCGTATTGCGATAAATGGTTCCGATGATATGAAATTCAGTAAAGATGGCACAGATATAGATCTGAAAATCTCATTACGGGAGAAGGATAGGGCTAACATCTCCGATCTGGAAAATTTCCCGTTTGTCAACAGCTCGGGACAATCCGTATATTTAAAGCAATTTGCAGAAGTGAAACTCTCCACAGCACCTTCCGTGTTGGAAAGACGTAACAAGCAATCTTCCGTTATGCTGATGGCTAAAGTTACCGGCAGGCCGACAGGCGATGTCGGGGAAGACATCAAAGCCATGGTAAAAAGTAATCCTTTGCCATCTTCGGTGTTTCTTTCGTACGAAGGAGACCTGGATATGCAGGATGATGCTTTTGGAAGCCTTGCCGTTGCTTTGATCATGTCATTGATCCTGATTTATTTGATCATGGTTGCCCTGTATAACAATTGGGCTTACCCCTTTGTGGTACTGTTTTCCATACCTGTGGGAGCAGGAGGTTCCATTCTCGCTTTAGCACTGGCAGGGAGATCCATGAATATTTTTTCCATATTCGGATTGATCATGATGATGGGGCTTGTTGCAAAGAATGCAATCCTTTTAGTCGATAGGGCCAATGACAGGTTAGCCGAAGGTGAACCTTTGCATGAAGCATTGATCGATGCGGGAAAAACCCGGTTAAGACCGATTCTGATGACCACACTCGCGATGGTGATCGGGATGTTGCCACTCGCCCTGTCAAAGGGAGCCTCAGCTGAGATGATCAGCAGTCTGGCATGGGTGCTTATCGGAGGGCTTACGAGTTCCATGTTCCTTACATTGGTACTGGTTCCGGTAGTTCACTATGGCATTACAAAATTGATACAAAAAACAAGAAAAAGAAAAGGAAATGAGACGGAATAA
- a CDS encoding TolC family protein, translating to MRRNKAIFIILILLFGSIQLKAQMNAAKEDLVIPLSIEQAVDLGLSQNRTIKATELSTLKSQYATKEIQADRYPQVNATTSYVRNIKPTVFYFPKVGISPTGELAVNNNEMMSVNASSKNHFNGIIDLHLPLFNPELNEGIKLSKLNTELSKANREVAKWELADEIRKAYYNVLLAELNKELVERAISRAEQTLSDTRVLYKNGVVLVSDTLNVYINVQGQKSNLFMVDNQIIQAMNYLKDLMGISLASELILIDAIDEDYLSGQILAGQSIPSFSDRPDIRQNISHQSLAKKQIDLDKSRRLPSLDFISQYQIQAQSDNFKFRQYDWPQSFFVGIQLNIPIFNGFKHDRRAKQSFIALQELKIAEEQLASRALLEYKNADGDFTASFSKIRINKDIVQAAEKSLELVNERYKKGIGRYQDVLDGQFNLIQANNAYNKAVYDAYIALAAKKKALGIIR from the coding sequence ATGAGACGGAATAAAGCAATATTTATCATTCTTATACTCCTGTTTGGCAGTATACAGCTAAAAGCCCAAATGAATGCGGCGAAGGAAGATTTAGTCATCCCCTTATCTATAGAACAGGCTGTCGATTTAGGCTTATCCCAAAACAGGACGATCAAAGCCACGGAGCTATCGACATTGAAATCACAATATGCGACGAAGGAAATACAGGCAGACCGTTATCCCCAGGTTAATGCGACAACCTCTTATGTTCGGAATATCAAACCGACTGTTTTTTATTTTCCAAAAGTAGGGATTTCGCCTACGGGAGAACTGGCCGTTAACAACAACGAGATGATGAGCGTCAACGCATCATCGAAAAACCACTTTAATGGTATTATCGACCTTCATCTTCCCCTGTTCAATCCCGAACTGAATGAAGGTATAAAACTCTCCAAACTCAATACGGAACTGTCAAAAGCCAATAGGGAAGTTGCAAAATGGGAACTGGCTGATGAAATACGCAAAGCATATTATAATGTACTGTTGGCTGAACTCAATAAAGAACTGGTTGAGAGAGCCATTTCAAGAGCGGAGCAAACCTTGAGCGACACCCGGGTTCTATATAAAAATGGAGTCGTATTAGTCTCCGATACCCTGAATGTTTATATCAACGTACAAGGCCAAAAATCCAACTTATTTATGGTGGATAACCAGATTATACAGGCGATGAATTACCTGAAAGACTTAATGGGGATTTCCCTGGCCAGTGAATTGATACTAATTGATGCCATTGATGAAGACTACCTATCGGGACAAATATTGGCGGGACAATCTATTCCTTCCTTTTCAGACCGTCCGGATATCAGGCAGAATATATCCCATCAGAGCCTTGCAAAAAAACAGATTGATCTGGACAAAAGCAGAAGGCTGCCTTCCCTGGATTTTATCAGCCAATATCAGATACAGGCTCAATCGGATAACTTTAAGTTCCGTCAATATGATTGGCCCCAAAGCTTTTTTGTCGGTATACAGTTGAATATCCCGATTTTCAATGGATTTAAACATGACCGTAGAGCCAAACAGTCGTTTATAGCATTACAGGAATTAAAAATTGCAGAGGAACAACTAGCCAGCAGAGCTCTGCTGGAATATAAAAATGCAGACGGCGATTTTACGGCATCCTTTTCCAAAATACGTATAAACAAGGATATCGTTCAGGCAGCAGAAAAAAGCTTGGAGTTGGTCAATGAGCGTTATAAAAAAGGGATCGGTCGTTATCAGGATGTCCTTGACGGACAGTTTAATCTTATACAAGCCAATAACGCCTATAATAAAGCTGTTTATGATGCTTATATCGCATTAGCTGCTAAGAAAAAGGCACTTGGCATTATACGATAA